A window of Aerococcus urinae contains these coding sequences:
- a CDS encoding phosphate acyltransferase, with the protein MKSFEELLEIFQPKTRVKVGFVNALDHSSIKTASDPRIKDYIEPVFLGDKTKIEFLVKDYQLSHYQVFDAKDDIAAAKLAVEKVHQGEIQMLCKGKLPSSHFLRPIVNKEKGIVRSGLLSTVTLLDIPQYPKLLVNTDGGMNLNPNFDQKKIIINHAIEVMNDIGIEAPKIAVLGATEEVNEKIQSSIDARDLRDYFSKDPYFKGRIAGPISLDLALSQEASQLKDYQSPVAGQADILISPDMTTGNILSKALTILGKGRLATIVKGAQVPIVMNSRGSSSDEKVFALLLALFSWR; encoded by the coding sequence ATGAAATCTTTTGAAGAACTTTTAGAAATATTTCAGCCCAAGACCAGGGTCAAGGTGGGCTTTGTTAATGCCCTTGACCATTCCAGTATTAAAACCGCTAGTGACCCAAGAATAAAAGACTATATTGAACCCGTTTTTCTGGGGGATAAGACTAAGATTGAGTTCTTAGTCAAGGATTACCAGCTGAGTCACTATCAAGTGTTTGATGCTAAAGATGATATTGCTGCTGCTAAGCTTGCAGTGGAAAAAGTTCATCAAGGGGAAATCCAGATGCTTTGTAAGGGGAAACTGCCTTCCAGTCATTTTCTCCGCCCCATCGTCAACAAGGAGAAGGGGATCGTGCGTAGTGGCTTACTCTCAACAGTAACCTTACTGGATATTCCTCAATACCCTAAGTTACTGGTAAATACTGATGGGGGAATGAATTTAAATCCCAATTTCGACCAGAAAAAGATTATTATCAATCATGCCATTGAAGTTATGAATGATATTGGAATAGAGGCGCCTAAAATTGCTGTCTTAGGGGCTACTGAAGAAGTCAACGAAAAAATTCAATCTTCTATTGATGCTCGTGACCTAAGGGATTATTTTTCCAAAGATCCTTATTTTAAGGGCAGGATTGCTGGGCCAATTTCCTTAGATCTTGCTCTCAGCCAAGAGGCTAGTCAACTCAAGGATTACCAGTCTCCAGTAGCAGGACAGGCGGATATTTTAATCTCTCCTGATATGACCACGGGGAATATCTTAAGCAAGGCCTTGACCATATTGGGTAAGGGACGCTTGGCCACGATTGTCAAAGGCGCTCAAGTCCCCATTGTGATGAATTCTCGGGGCTCGAGCAGTGATGAAAAAGTTTTTGCCTTACTTTTAGCACTTTTTTCCTGGAGGTAG
- the trmD gene encoding tRNA (guanosine(37)-N1)-methyltransferase TrmD: MKINILSLFPDMFTGPMNQSIIGKAQEKGLVDIEVTDFRQFANNKHGHVDDYPFGGGAGMLLQVGPIYRALEAIDPHLVSEDLSQRPASRVILMDPAGQRFNQAKAEELAREDQLIFICGHYEGYDERIRNYVTDEISIGDFVLTGGELGAMTVIDATVRLLDEAVGNNESVEVESFSTGLLEYPQYTRPRSFMGMEVPDVLVSGDHQKIADWKGKEAIRRTYLRRPDLLAQADLSDQEKQWLLEVQTENPK, encoded by the coding sequence ATGAAGATTAATATTTTAAGTCTATTTCCAGACATGTTTACTGGACCCATGAACCAGTCCATTATTGGTAAGGCTCAGGAGAAGGGTCTGGTTGATATTGAAGTCACTGACTTTCGCCAATTTGCCAATAATAAGCATGGTCATGTCGATGATTATCCCTTTGGCGGGGGAGCAGGTATGCTGCTTCAAGTCGGACCAATTTATCGGGCCCTGGAAGCGATTGATCCGCATTTAGTGAGCGAGGATTTATCCCAGCGTCCAGCTAGCCGGGTGATTTTAATGGATCCTGCTGGACAGCGATTTAACCAAGCCAAGGCGGAAGAACTGGCCCGAGAAGATCAGTTAATCTTTATCTGTGGACATTATGAGGGCTATGATGAGCGGATTAGAAACTATGTGACTGATGAAATTTCCATTGGTGACTTTGTTTTAACCGGTGGAGAGCTAGGGGCTATGACGGTGATTGATGCCACTGTGCGTTTATTGGATGAGGCGGTAGGTAATAATGAGTCAGTGGAAGTGGAGTCTTTTTCTACTGGCCTATTGGAATATCCCCAATATACCCGACCACGGTCATTTATGGGCATGGAAGTTCCTGATGTCCTCGTCAGCGGTGACCACCAAAAGATCGCCGACTGGAAGGGAAAGGAAGCCATCCGTCGCACTTATCTCAGACGCCCCGATCTCTTAGCCCAAGCTGACCTGTCTGACCAAGAAAAGCAGTGGCTGCTAGAAGTCCAGACAGAAAATCCAAAATAA
- a CDS encoding SDR family oxidoreductase: protein MNIQGKVVIVTGAASGIGQATAYLLAEKGAKVIVADLDANRAQEVSQAINAKGGDSQYFQIDVTSYEANQKLVDFSIEKYGHLDASFLCAGIMQLSRLSDIKVEEWDRQIDINLKGVMYGIAAAMPVFKEQKVGHLLTVSSIAGLHPFIDTGAYCASKWGVRVFMEVIRRESADEGTNIRTTTLYPGDIDTNLTAHTTDEAIKAGLEKVYEEVAIPADRVAQAIAFAIGAPADANVSEITIFPTKQVI from the coding sequence ATGAATATTCAAGGCAAGGTAGTGATTGTTACTGGTGCGGCTAGCGGAATTGGTCAAGCTACTGCTTATTTGCTGGCGGAAAAAGGGGCCAAGGTCATTGTGGCAGATTTAGATGCCAACCGTGCCCAGGAAGTCTCTCAAGCCATTAATGCCAAAGGGGGAGATAGTCAATATTTTCAAATTGATGTGACTTCATACGAAGCCAATCAAAAATTAGTTGATTTTAGTATTGAGAAATATGGCCACTTAGATGCCAGTTTCCTTTGTGCCGGAATTATGCAACTGTCCCGCCTATCAGATATTAAGGTCGAGGAATGGGATCGGCAGATTGATATTAACTTAAAGGGAGTTATGTATGGGATCGCCGCAGCCATGCCTGTCTTTAAAGAGCAAAAGGTGGGTCATCTTCTCACGGTTTCTTCCATTGCTGGCCTCCATCCTTTTATTGATACAGGAGCTTATTGTGCAAGTAAATGGGGGGTGAGAGTCTTTATGGAAGTCATTCGGCGCGAATCCGCTGATGAGGGGACTAATATTCGGACGACTACCCTCTATCCTGGAGATATAGATACCAACCTCACTGCCCATACTACTGATGAAGCTATAAAGGCCGGCTTAGAGAAGGTTTATGAAGAAGTCGCTATTCCAGCTGACCGGGTGGCCCAGGCTATTGCCTTTGCTATTGGTGCACCAGCTGATGCTAATGTCAGTGAGATTACTATATTTCCAACCAAGCAAGTTATCTAG
- a CDS encoding MaoC family dehydratase has protein sequence MEAIYLENCQVGLTFKSRSYHLTEEEAISFAEKYDPQPFHLDKSAAENSFFKQLCASGWLVTAIMMKLMVESIPFKHGDIGAGVTLNWTKPVYPGDDLHIEGKITDFKASKSKPDRGIAFVSVKVINQEDDVVLENESKVVVFAKDKDFS, from the coding sequence GTGGAAGCTATCTATTTAGAAAACTGTCAGGTAGGTCTAACATTCAAAAGCCGGAGCTATCATCTGACTGAAGAAGAAGCCATCAGTTTTGCAGAAAAATATGATCCCCAACCTTTCCACTTGGATAAAAGCGCCGCTGAAAACAGCTTCTTTAAGCAACTTTGCGCTAGTGGCTGGTTGGTGACTGCCATTATGATGAAATTAATGGTTGAAAGTATTCCTTTTAAACATGGGGATATTGGTGCCGGAGTGACCCTCAATTGGACTAAACCTGTCTATCCCGGAGACGACTTGCATATCGAAGGGAAAATTACTGATTTTAAAGCTTCTAAAAGTAAGCCAGATCGTGGCATTGCCTTTGTATCTGTAAAAGTTATCAACCAAGAAGATGATGTCGTCTTAGAAAATGAATCCAAAGTGGTTGTTTTTGCTAAGGATAAAGATTTTAGTTAA
- a CDS encoding LysR family transcriptional regulator, with product MNYYALKYFKAVAEIGNMTSAAEELNVSQPAISRAIKQLEEDLGVDLFIRQGRSIHLNHYGETFLTYLDHSFSALSEGKRVVREISGLEHGEIIIGVTLPHVFPNLLSDFLHDYPKVRVKQYEAASGLMLEKLLKDQLDFWIATHEINHDQVETLPIISEEIFVTVSRKHPLAQAKQVFLSDLKAEKFVGSSQGYSFRELTDGFCQQAGFTPDYQIELEDAAAIHKLVEAGYGISFTPKISLLSSQEKIIPLRVADYSIQRTISLVYKKDHYFSQAAKVLFDFSRDYLRDFA from the coding sequence ATGAACTACTATGCTTTGAAATATTTTAAAGCGGTGGCTGAGATAGGCAATATGACCAGTGCCGCAGAAGAATTAAATGTATCTCAACCAGCCATTAGCCGGGCTATTAAACAGTTAGAAGAAGACTTAGGGGTCGATTTATTTATTCGTCAAGGCCGTAGTATTCATTTAAACCACTATGGGGAGACTTTTTTAACTTACTTGGACCATTCTTTTAGCGCCTTAAGTGAAGGCAAGCGGGTGGTTAGGGAAATTTCCGGTTTAGAACATGGTGAAATTATCATTGGCGTTACCCTTCCCCATGTCTTCCCTAACTTATTGAGTGACTTTCTCCACGATTATCCCAAGGTTCGGGTCAAGCAGTATGAAGCAGCGAGTGGCTTGATGCTCGAAAAATTGTTAAAGGACCAATTGGATTTTTGGATAGCTACCCATGAGATTAACCATGACCAAGTCGAGACCCTCCCTATAATCAGTGAAGAAATCTTTGTCACAGTGAGTCGGAAACACCCCTTGGCCCAGGCTAAGCAGGTTTTCTTAAGCGATTTAAAGGCGGAAAAATTTGTTGGTTCGAGTCAGGGTTATAGTTTTCGGGAGTTAACGGATGGTTTCTGTCAACAGGCCGGCTTTACCCCTGATTATCAGATCGAATTAGAAGATGCCGCTGCGATCCATAAATTGGTCGAAGCCGGTTATGGGATTTCTTTTACCCCTAAAATTTCCCTCTTATCCAGTCAAGAAAAGATAATCCCGCTTAGGGTTGCCGATTATTCCATCCAGCGGACGATCAGCCTGGTCTATAAGAAAGACCATTATTTCTCCCAAGCCGCTAAAGTCTTGTTCGATTTTTCTAGGGATTACCTCCGCGACTTTGCCTAA
- a CDS encoding aldehyde dehydrogenase family protein, with the protein MSDVKDLIERARKAMGAIQDYSQAEVDAMVENVAKRVYQKAGELAAFAIEETGMGRLDSGTEKVQNIAKNVWEDIKDEKSVGVIHYDEETGITEVAHPAGVIGSVTPVTQPTITPLGNGMMALKGRNALVFSPHPSAIKSTAKTIEVMRDALAEVGAPKDLLVYYESPSNEATQDLMAHTDLIVATGGPGLVYAAYSSGTPAYGVGAGNSQGILDEDFDVDKAAELSVAARAFDNGLPCTSQQILFYPKDKEVDLVHALEKHQAHVITDSAIVDQLRDNLIDESGKFKAELIGKSPHFIGQVAGVEIPEEAEIVVAKITKNDQEEALTKEKLFPLMTMAAYDDFEEAVDLAKRNLVIQGGAGHSSVVFTNSREREEYVGLHLPISRLMVNQVVNAMGGATNGLNTSVSLGCGTWGNNVISENLTYRHLLNVSRISDPIDLGEIDHGW; encoded by the coding sequence ATGTCAGATGTTAAGGACTTAATTGAACGGGCTAGAAAAGCCATGGGGGCTATCCAAGACTATAGTCAAGCTGAAGTGGATGCTATGGTAGAAAATGTTGCCAAGCGGGTTTATCAAAAAGCCGGAGAATTAGCAGCCTTTGCCATTGAAGAAACCGGTATGGGAAGGTTAGATTCCGGTACCGAAAAAGTGCAAAATATTGCTAAAAATGTCTGGGAAGATATCAAGGATGAAAAATCAGTGGGAGTTATCCACTATGACGAGGAAACTGGTATCACTGAAGTCGCCCATCCGGCTGGAGTTATTGGTTCGGTGACGCCAGTTACCCAACCCACCATCACCCCTTTAGGTAATGGGATGATGGCACTCAAAGGTCGGAATGCCTTGGTTTTCTCTCCCCATCCAAGTGCCATTAAAAGTACCGCTAAAACCATTGAAGTTATGCGGGATGCCTTAGCAGAAGTAGGAGCACCTAAGGACCTATTGGTTTACTATGAATCACCATCCAATGAAGCAACCCAGGACTTAATGGCCCATACTGATTTAATTGTGGCCACCGGGGGACCAGGATTGGTTTATGCGGCCTATTCCAGTGGGACGCCAGCTTATGGTGTCGGTGCTGGAAACTCTCAGGGAATTTTGGATGAAGACTTTGATGTTGATAAAGCCGCAGAATTGAGTGTTGCTGCTCGTGCCTTTGATAATGGCTTACCATGTACTAGCCAACAAATTTTATTCTATCCGAAAGATAAAGAAGTTGACTTAGTTCACGCTTTAGAAAAACATCAGGCCCACGTTATCACCGATTCAGCAATTGTTGACCAGCTAAGAGACAATTTAATTGATGAGTCAGGTAAGTTTAAAGCAGAATTAATTGGCAAGAGTCCTCACTTTATCGGCCAAGTAGCGGGAGTAGAGATTCCTGAAGAAGCCGAAATTGTTGTCGCAAAAATCACTAAAAATGACCAAGAGGAAGCCTTAACTAAAGAAAAATTGTTCCCCTTAATGACTATGGCTGCCTATGATGACTTCGAGGAAGCTGTTGACTTAGCCAAGAGAAACTTAGTTATCCAGGGTGGGGCAGGGCATTCTTCTGTCGTCTTCACCAATAGTCGCGAGCGCGAAGAATATGTTGGCCTCCACTTACCTATTTCACGTTTAATGGTTAACCAGGTTGTCAATGCCATGGGTGGTGCGACAAACGGTCTGAATACGTCAGTATCTTTAGGTTGCGGAACCTGGGGCAATAACGTGATTTCAGAAAACTTGACCTATCGTCACCTACTTAATGTTTCCCGTATTTCTGATCCAATTGATCTGGGAGAAATTGACCATGGCTGGTAA
- the rplS gene encoding 50S ribosomal protein L19 — protein sequence MSHNPKLIDEIVSEQLRSDIPDFRPGDTVRVHARVVEGERERIQIFEGVVLARKGQGISETFTVRKVSNGVGVERIWPVHTPRVAKIEVIRQGKVRRAKLYYLRDRHGKAARIAERRRKK from the coding sequence ATGAGTCATAACCCAAAGTTAATCGATGAAATTGTTTCCGAACAATTACGCAGCGATATTCCAGATTTCCGTCCCGGAGACACTGTACGTGTACACGCACGTGTTGTTGAAGGTGAACGTGAACGTATCCAAATTTTTGAAGGCGTTGTTTTAGCGCGTAAAGGTCAAGGTATCAGCGAAACCTTCACCGTTCGTAAAGTATCAAACGGTGTTGGCGTTGAACGTATCTGGCCAGTACATACTCCTCGAGTAGCTAAAATTGAAGTTATCCGTCAAGGTAAAGTACGTCGTGCGAAACTTTACTACTTACGTGATCGTCACGGAAAAGCAGCTCGTATTGCTGAACGTCGTCGCAAAAAATAA
- a CDS encoding CAMP factor family pore-forming toxin (The term CAMP (Christie, Atkins, Munch-Petersen) factor is used for toxins encoded in group A and B Streptococcus, but expressed well enough to give a positive CAMP test only in GBS. Related toxins are found in Propionibacterium acnes and other bacterial species.) → MSQSTTQLHILLSRKVSKGALSIAFGMTMLFASQEAVLAAEIDQVESNQTAEQSLVIPEQQGQDHDAVLEESQTIESEAETETALPEAEIKDLEEELAEKAAEAPLEYQEEVSPAESEELGQHEEVSEPKELSPERSTNKEESTPVEDSEKELDKTAQKAEKDEKEETEAVDGEATGKDKQAVKVEKVDDDYKQVNQGKGLASEEEAIDFAALENFAKENPAGFNKVLSVAIAVSVQDEDRATSEEVLKTLGEVLVDNELNHELLVELSKFVIRYGELGPDESDVHHIVEGQPSVSRASGFSFYAAGEDKPAVSFEDFEKLVGKVTGTTDSILSLLENLQKGERPAAGIGAIMDSILPVNLNFTKIGELIQRIAELKAEAVRHDVYLSTEVVGAIAELIPSEVTFNGTPVNYVLDKLGQMALDIGRSVADGMVLSYHPGSFYNPNTIRLRAQVLRKGAELIKTATSEWRMKPQIVHSKAGLEITHAFMSVVDPFSTAERLTKRLNELKALEVFGNAYRNITPKDIATTYIKEKLDKAIWDTRFKRDEYILSKVPFDVYHKLNQAITRAVGVQLYSETRVYQIDDAVAELEAAYGDALAYLESIPADQQIAPNALKRELKDLIWNTRFERDGSILGNVPTEVYTALNATLTKAVGLQLDLHAKTVDVQAAMEEIKAQLGEAREIAQATLNARASKERKLELRDLIGEVRSIRDSELLGKVSFNAYNHLNQVITKAVGTRLNLKASNAEVDEAANALRQALATARAELA, encoded by the coding sequence ATGAGTCAATCGACCACTCAATTACACATTTTGTTAAGTCGCAAAGTTAGCAAAGGCGCGCTTTCTATAGCTTTTGGGATGACTATGCTTTTTGCTTCTCAAGAAGCTGTATTAGCAGCTGAAATTGATCAAGTTGAAAGTAATCAAACAGCAGAACAATCATTGGTTATCCCAGAACAGCAAGGCCAAGACCATGATGCTGTATTAGAAGAATCACAAACAATTGAGAGTGAAGCAGAAACTGAAACGGCTCTGCCTGAAGCAGAAATTAAAGATCTTGAGGAAGAACTTGCTGAAAAAGCAGCTGAAGCTCCTCTAGAATATCAGGAAGAAGTTTCTCCTGCGGAAAGTGAAGAGCTTGGTCAGCATGAAGAAGTTAGTGAGCCAAAAGAGCTTAGTCCAGAAAGGTCAACTAATAAGGAAGAGTCTACTCCAGTAGAAGATAGTGAAAAAGAGCTTGATAAAACAGCTCAGAAAGCAGAAAAAGATGAAAAAGAAGAAACAGAAGCAGTCGATGGAGAGGCTACTGGTAAAGACAAGCAAGCAGTGAAGGTCGAAAAAGTTGACGATGATTATAAACAAGTCAACCAGGGAAAAGGCCTTGCTAGTGAAGAAGAAGCGATTGACTTTGCCGCTTTAGAAAACTTTGCTAAGGAAAATCCCGCAGGCTTCAATAAAGTTCTCTCGGTTGCGATTGCAGTATCGGTTCAAGACGAAGACCGTGCGACTAGCGAAGAGGTTTTAAAGACCTTAGGGGAAGTGCTCGTTGATAATGAATTAAACCATGAACTATTAGTCGAATTGTCTAAATTTGTTATCCGTTACGGCGAATTGGGCCCAGATGAAAGTGACGTTCACCACATTGTGGAAGGCCAACCAAGTGTTAGCCGGGCGTCTGGTTTCTCCTTCTATGCAGCTGGTGAAGATAAACCTGCTGTTAGCTTCGAAGACTTTGAAAAATTAGTGGGTAAAGTAACTGGAACAACGGATAGCATCCTTAGCCTATTAGAAAATTTACAAAAAGGGGAACGGCCTGCTGCTGGTATCGGAGCGATCATGGATTCGATCCTACCCGTAAACTTAAACTTCACTAAAATCGGTGAATTGATCCAACGTATCGCTGAACTTAAAGCCGAAGCGGTTCGTCACGATGTCTATCTCTCAACAGAAGTTGTCGGTGCCATTGCTGAATTAATTCCTTCTGAAGTGACCTTCAATGGGACACCTGTGAACTATGTTTTAGACAAATTAGGGCAAATGGCTTTGGATATTGGTCGTAGCGTTGCAGACGGTATGGTTCTCAGTTACCACCCAGGCAGCTTCTATAACCCAAATACCATCCGTTTACGCGCTCAAGTCTTGCGCAAGGGTGCCGAATTAATTAAAACAGCAACCAGTGAATGGCGGATGAAACCACAAATTGTTCATTCTAAAGCTGGTCTAGAAATTACTCATGCCTTTATGTCTGTTGTCGATCCTTTCTCAACGGCAGAACGTTTGACTAAGCGTTTAAATGAATTAAAAGCCTTAGAAGTCTTCGGTAATGCTTACCGGAATATCACCCCTAAAGACATTGCCACAACTTATATTAAGGAAAAATTGGACAAGGCTATCTGGGACACCCGCTTCAAACGTGACGAATACATCCTTTCTAAAGTCCCATTTGACGTTTACCACAAGCTAAACCAGGCTATTACCCGTGCGGTTGGGGTTCAATTATATTCAGAAACCCGCGTTTATCAAATCGACGATGCGGTTGCTGAACTTGAGGCCGCTTATGGGGATGCTCTTGCTTACTTAGAAAGTATCCCAGCTGACCAACAAATCGCTCCAAATGCCCTCAAACGTGAATTGAAAGACCTCATTTGGAACACCCGCTTTGAACGCGATGGGTCAATCTTAGGGAATGTGCCAACTGAAGTTTACACGGCACTCAATGCCACATTAACTAAGGCTGTTGGCCTACAATTAGATCTTCACGCTAAAACAGTCGATGTTCAAGCTGCAATGGAAGAAATTAAGGCTCAATTAGGTGAAGCCCGTGAAATTGCACAAGCGACCTTGAATGCCCGTGCTTCTAAAGAAAGAAAACTTGAACTCCGTGACTTGATCGGTGAAGTTCGGAGCATCCGCGATAGCGAATTACTGGGCAAGGTTTCTTTCAATGCCTACAATCATCTAAATCAAGTAATCACCAAGGCTGTAGGAACTCGCCTCAACTTGAAAGCAAGCAATGCAGAAGTTGATGAAGCAGCTAATGCCCTTCGTCAAGCCCTCGCTACTGCCCGTGCTGAATTGGCTTAA